The Quercus lobata isolate SW786 chromosome 9, ValleyOak3.0 Primary Assembly, whole genome shotgun sequence region AATTTTGGATCATCAAAATTAGGGGGTTCCAGAACAATGTATGCCCCTTTatttttgtatctttcttctccgGCCTGCATGGCATACAAGACATTTCATTGGGACAAATTACAGATGATGCAGCAAACAATATGAAAAGATTTAAATTCAGTAATTAAAACACAAAAGGTTAATTaaacaaaatgagaaaacatTCTTCAACAGTGGCATAAATCCATACTTCCTATTTAGAATTCCAGTCAAGCCAATTGTAAAAATGGAAAGAGTTGGAAATCCTTTAGCACCAactcttaaataaaaaagattgaaatTAGGGGTAATCCAGGAAATTAACCAATCTTAACTTATTTGACTGGTGTAAGACCCAAAATTGTTCTTACTGGTGATTTTTTTACCATCTCCATCAATGAAGATAAAGCACATAGAAGCATTTGAGACACTTTTTTGCGCTGTGTTGCATGCTAACTAAAAATATACTCCCAAGTAGTGAGATATTTCCTTTTCTGGCAAAGAGTTTGAGAATTGTTTCTATAGCTTACACCAACAGTGTTGAACCTATTATTAGGCAAAGTCCAATTACAATGATTCACTTACAATCACAACACAGAGTATGGCCAAACACTTATGTTATTGTTACTAATTTAAGGAAGCAGTATCTTTTAgctttcaaaaagaaaacaaaatttaacacCGTCAGAATTTAAAATGCTTAAGAACGTGCTTGGATGAGCGTAATATCATTGGATAATTTGTTCAAAAAACAAGCTGTGACAAAGTACAATTGTACCTAATAAAGTGAGGCTTTAAATAGTTGTGCATAATCTGGCAGAGAAACTAAGGTATCATTTTAAGCTATAAAACAAACTcagagggaagaagaaagaaaaaaaaaatgcaactccGGTATTTGGAGGGTTAAAGATCCCAACTAAAGTGACTTTTTTTACATGGATAGTTGCACTAGGAAAGAATCTCACCATACATTGTGATATTATTCAAAAATAACAGTCTCTGGCCTTATTTATGGTATTTTGGATTATGCCCGTGGTTGATTTGTTTGCATGCTAGAATGGGCAGTTTGGAAGGCATCTAAGTGCAGATATTTGGAATGCGATACCTTCGTACATAATGTGGACAATTTGGAGAGAACAccacccttttattttttagtaagtACAGCATGAAAAGGCACAGCCCAAGTAATTGAATGATCCACAGCGGAGATGAAGATGTTATTTTTACCTTCCAGGTGTAACTGGATGGCTGCTGTGAATGACCACTCTTTTTCTAATTTACTTTTGattcttgaattttgaaattttatatgatCTTTTTAGTATCTTATCTATGGACGTGGGCTACGCCCTTTTATTGTATAGTTTATTAAATTTCTTACTTACCtggtgaaaaaataaatgcaactcCAACAAAGTTTGTttgtaactattaaaaaaaaatgttactccAATAAAACAATCTAGAGAATAGCATTTAAATCAAACTAATAAATGCATGTGTGTATAcctatcaaataaataaataaatgcgcGTGTATATGTGTAAGTGCTCACATAATGAGACCTCATAACGTGTGAATGTCCAGAGTGCTGAATTTACATTAAAATGAGCAAATCCATGAAATTTTGAAGGTACATTCCATCACTAACACTTTTTATAAGTAGATAGTGGGGGAGGAGGGAGCGCTGAGGGGGGTTCGACCCAAAGACATGAGGTACTACAAAGGATGTCATAACCACTGGGTTATCACTTGAACCCCAATCCATCATTAATACTATATATTGATGAAGATTGACTGTACATGAAAAGTTTTTATTTCCCTTTCTAAATATTTTCCTCTTATTTAGGAAATTATAGCATTGACTAGTTTCCAATACAATAAGAAACAAAGACTGATTCTAAATGTTATAAAACGCATTCAATTTTTTCTGTAGGTAAAAGCATACAAGAAATTCATATAGATATAAGCATGAAAAAACAGTGTCAGCaacaaatctttaaaaaaaagagcctATAGAAACCTGAAACTGCGGGTAGTCTGGCGCACTAAACACAGTGATCAGCTTCCCTGACTCCAAAACATGATCAATGGTATATCCTTCATCCATTCCTCCAAAACCAGTCCTCTTTTCCCTCGCATCAGGGCCTTCATGTGATCTGATGATTAACTGGGACAAACTCAACAAATGATAACCACAATATTAGTTTGAAAATTAAATGCCAGCATGCTTCCACAAAAGATTACACACACCaacaaataaacacaaacaaGTACAAAGAACCTGTATAAATGGTTTTACTATGGAGTTACAACACAAACAATTACCAGATGTCATATGTTGCTCCACTTTCAACAGCAACAAACAGTTTCATTTATAGTAAAGCAAGACAGACCACAAAACGATATTTTGCTTGTAAGTTTTAACCTTCAAATTAAACACCATAACCATAGAGAGCTATTAAGGGAGCTGCCAATGGACTATGGACCAAATGGCATCTCCTCCCCCCATAAGAATAAGGGGTATAGCATGAGGTTAGCGTTCAATCCCATATTGGTGGGAGTTTTATTTACCTATGAAACGAAAGCCATTAAAGAGTTTTGTATTGTccagaaagagaaaaaaaaagttatgtgtCTTTTCACATAAAGTCAGAAGTTGAAAAAAGAGTTAAGATGGTAAACCACTTCAATAGATCTTGAGTGATaacaaaaaatacaagtaaaaaaaaaaaaaaaaacccataattaAAACTAGCTACTTAATAAAAAGGGAAAGTATGAGTCAAGAATAGCATAACTCTCAGCTACTACATTACATTTATATGGAAGAGGAACATTAATGATAATAagatgtttataatatttttattaaacaaCATTTATGAAcgcaaatataaaaaatatatattcttataGATGTTGAATATCAAAATGACACAAAAGATaactacatttttcaaaatttaatctTATGTgcaattgatcaatttttaaaataaaaaaaatttgctatgCTGAAATTTTCCATTAAGCAATTAGAGATTACCAGTCAAAATAAACTGTGCCCATGATGACAGATATCACAAGATATCCATATCATCTATACaattaaaatggttttttaatataACCTTTAGATTGAACTTTTTGAGGAAGTCTTCAGTGCAATCGGGACCCCACAATAGTCCAATGCCGCGCTCTTTATTCAGAGAAAGACCAGGAGTCATTGATGGGTCTGACCATAGCACATCACCAGGAATCAGATTTAAGCCTTCCCATGGAGGATCAAGAACCGACCTTCGAGCTTTAGATAATTCCTCCAAAGAACCAAGGGATAATGACTTGGGCTCGGGGTTGAAACTTATTCTACGCCGCTTCTTCcgttttgatttctttgatgGGATCAATGGTATGCTGCGGAAAAGCCCTCCATGAGCAGTAAATACACATCCAGCTATAATAGAGGCCAAAGGAAGCTCTTCGAAGCAAAGCAAACATTTCCGATACACATGCTTACCACCACTATCTCCATACTTTGTCAGCACCTCATTCTCAAAGCCATAAATGGAAGTGCAATACTTGGATTCATGATTTCCACGGAGAAGAAACACTCTACCTGGCATAAAGACCTGGCCAGAACATCATCCCATAACAACATAAATTCCTCAAATACTAGAcaataatttaagtaaaaaagtgtCACGTCTAATGCACCAAACTCCCACTCTTACAAATTTGGGGAAGTGATTGGTAGGCATCCTTAACCccaatttaattaataattagacATTTATAGCTTTAACTAAAACAAGCTATATGCATACTGAATATTGTAGAAGATGCTATTATTTGAGAAAGTAAAATGCTAAAGCTAGAACAAATTGTACTACATAAGGTTTACAAACTAAAAAAACTAACATGTCGATGAATGTGATCGGTGGATtttaacaacataataaatgaatttaTGGATTACTTTTCTATGACTAGTGGCACAGTTTGTAAAGTTCAGGTAGTTTTTAGTATCCGTAACATCACTCTTTGCAAAATGAACAAGAATCAACCATGGAACTTAGACATTTAGCGAACCATTGAGAGAGGCATAGCTTGTTTTAACTAAAACCATAAATCTCTAACAAGAATTTTGTGATTGAAATAAACTAAGCCCAAAACTTGCTGAATTTGTAACATAGTaaagttggatttttttaattaataagagaaaaatgaaatacctTCCAAGCCAACAAGAGAAGGAAAGTCTCAAGGCCCCAAGGCCCCAAGCTCCTCGATCGACATAATCACCATTGAATACAAAGAATCGATTTTGAGAAGGAAACCCAGCttgtttcaataaaaagatgagATCATGCATTTGGCCATGAATGTCACCAAAAATGACAACTGTGCTGGACTCGTCAGGATCAATTGTAAGACAATTAGGCTCCTTGTGGAGGATCTTCGATGCAGTAAGAATCAGAGTATCAAAGGCTTGAACTGGAAGTACTGATGGGAATTCCGAGGGTGGTAGATTCTTGGAAGACCAGTCAAAGATCGATATCAGATTCTTGATCCAATCGAGATCAAGCTCGCTGTTCTCAGGCCATGTTAGTGTTGGTACTTGCTGTACTAGTGATGAACTAGGATTTTGTTCAGCtaacgttgttgttgttggttgtgTGGGTAATGAGTTGGATGAAGGACAAGCAAGAGCAGAATCAGTGGTGTCTACTGTGGGAGCACTAGAAAGAGAAGCAAAAATCACTGAGGATCCACCGGCTGAGTCTGCAGGGGCAACATTAGTGGTGAGTGTGGCAGACATAGGGGTGGAGGGTAAGGGAAACCGAGGGGCTTCGTGAGTAGCAGATGGCACAGTGTCGTCATGGGGAGTGGGGGGTAGGGGGGATGAAGAGGTATCATGAGTAGAGGATAGCTCGATATCATCATGGAGGGTGGTGGGGAAGGGGGGTGGAGGGGTGTCGTGAGTAGAGGATAGCTCGATATCATCATGGAGGGTGGTGGGGAAGGGGGTTGGAGGGGTGTCGTGAGTAGTGGATGGCCCGATATCATCATAGATCACACATGGGGGTATCCCAGTATTGTCAATGGACATGCCACAATCAAAATCAGGGTCTGTATCCGCTGCAAATGGAGGGTCTTCATCAGAATCGCTGTGGTCCTGATCATGTGAGCTGCCATGTCGCCCACCATGCCCTCCACGTCGCCCGCCACGTCCTCCACGTCCAGAGCCACGCCCTGCAGCCGGTGTCCTGGTGGCACTTACAGCGCAAGCGCTAGCCAGATTGACCCGATTGATCTCACCCATTAAGTTCAAGATATTCATGATGTCCTTATAGTTTTCAGAATTTGGTTGGCACCTGCTTAGTACCCTGAGATGGATGTCAACCTGTCATATAAGAGAGTAGTGTTAGTAGATGGAACACAAACCATGCAATTGAACacaatttataatataatcaaCATTATAACCTTACCATTTTGTCCCATTTTGCACTATCGCGACCGATATGACATCTAGTAATGCCACGATACCACTTCATATACGGATGATTATACTGCATAACCCCATCGAACACAGGTGCATCGCGGACACGCTGGCCACGACAATTCCATTGCTGAATATACACAGCGTGTTCTTTCATCCAATCTCTCTCAAACTTCCCTGTCAAGTCTATCTTATGAAGCTTAACTGAAGTGTCAACAATACGTGGTTCACCTTGCTGCATGCCGAATTGACGTAGGACGCGTTCAGGTTGATGTAACTCTATGATCCAAATACAAACCAGTGGCACAACAGACCTCCATACTCGTCGGCCAGCAGTACAATAAGTGGGCAAGATACTCAATACCTCCTTATATGGCTCCCAAACAATCTACAATAGCCAATAATAAACGCAACCatattaacaatttatttacATGAATGAACACAAACATAACAATGATAAACGATGCCTAAAAACGGGTATGATACCTGATGGGCTTGGATCGTAGAAAATGAGGCGCGATATTCCTCTAGTACATGTGTGTGAGTATTATCTGTGCACTTTGCCCCTTGCCATCTAGCAGACATGCAACATAACATGCTCATTAGTTATTTACATAAAACTCATAATGCGTAAGGTGTAATTAAACCATATGAGAATAGTGACACAATAAGGATAAAATAGTTATGTACCTAACGGCATAAGGTCCTGGCAGCAATTCCTGGTCCAGAGCACCTTGACAGGGTTGTTTCATCTTTGGAAACATGTGTGGGAACCTGGCAAAAGCCCACAACTGCACCAAGATTAGTGGACCGCCAATCTGCTTCGCCTCCAAGTGGGTGGCATTGCATAGCTGTCTATATAGCCATGCCAAGGCTGCACTACCCGAACTGTATTTCTTGGCATCACTGATGGGATCCAAGAACTGAAGAAACATTAGAGAGACCCGTCCTCCTGATGTATCCATAAACAAACTGCCACCCAACAGCTCCAGTATATAATATCGAGCATATTGTTGCACCAAATTTTCGCTGGCATTCTCAGGTAAGGGGGCTCTAAAGTGGTCAGCGAGCCATTTTAGTCTAATTCTTGACCCATCTAGCACAGACTTGTTCTGATTAGGCTTTGGTATTGAGGGTGGAGGGGTAACACCAAGTAAGCGTTCGCATTCATCCTTCCATTTCATGTCAGTCTTCCCCACCACTGGCAATCCCTCTATAGGTAGCCCCATCATGACCTCCATATCCTCTAAAGTGATGGACATCTCGCCATGGGGTAGATGAAAAGTGTGGGTCTCCGGACGCCATCGTTCAACCAATGCAGTGATCAACGCATGATCGAGTGGTATAAATGGAATGCCATATAGCCCAGATAACCCAGCCTCGTCAATGTAATGAACTATCCGTGGATCTAGCGGCTTTTGTAGTAACTTAGTAAAGCGGCGTCGACACTTTAGTGTGGCCGGCAAATCCtggaaaaagaaataacaatGTGTTAAAATCATTTTCagtaataacaatataattaCTTCCATTATAAACTAAATTATAAATAGATTTGGTATTTACAGAACAATAACTTGTTTTTTTACCACTAACTAAAACTCATTACTTTATTAGAGTATTAGTTAGACTGTTCTTTTGTGACATATACtcttttcttctaaaaatatGGGAAATTACACTTTGACACCCTAAACTATGCACTAGATTACACTTTACAACTTAAACTATCTAACAGCACACTTTGCAACTTAAATTGTCACATTTTGCACTCCGgtgttatttttgctattatattTAATAGAATCGTGATGCGTGTGACAAGCACGTGCTTCTTGCTTAGGTGAAACAAAGTTAAAAGACTGAAACACCCTtgttcaaaatcaattaaaaaaaaacccaaaattttccctccaaaatcacagttttcttatttgtttggGTTCTGCGCTACTTCATCTGcactctctctctaaaaaaacaaaaaaacacaaaaatctcaGAGTTTCTCTCCTATCTTCCTTGGCCATTGACAAAGTTCAAATCTTCTATAACAGGTTAGCAAAATCAAAATGCATTCAATTTATGAGATTATTgttctaaaatttcaattttgcttcctttttgccttgtttcttttaaaaaagaaagatttattGTTCTAAAATACACATGGTGCAGGTGTATGGAATAATGTTTACTGATGAGCGTTAGGACTAGTACTTAGGGATTGTTTATTGACTTAGGTGGTGTCTTCAATTGGTCCCCACACTGTATAGAATATTTTTTGTCCCACTTGTAATATTGAAAGCGTGTTTTTgactaaaattaatatttaatgcAGAAAAAAATACAGCCAAAACATGGAAGaaggtaatttaatttttgagattCACCACGGGGGAAGGTTCAAGAATTTGAATGGGTTAATTTATGTTGGTGGTGACATATCAATTCATGGTGAGGAATATGATAGGGACTGTATGTCTTTTATTGAGATCCAGAGTATTTTGAAGTCATATGGATATAAAAGGGGGGATTTAGTTTATTACAAACAAGTTGGCACGAATTTGGATGAAGGCCTTGTGACGTAGGACAACCACACTAACAATAGAACAAAAGATAaaccctaggagtcagcacctaagggctgcttggagtcagcaccaagcaaaCTGGAGTCGGCACCAGTGAAAGAAAACACacgtttatttttaataattctcaaAAGACTGTCTTACAATAATctgaaaaattgtttaaatagccaacaataaaaaaaccctaaagaaaccctaatcattaaATGTTCGGGCTTGCTTAATTTCAAGCCCAATAACTAGTATGCTCCATCCATAAGGCCACAGGTTGGGCcgtcttctttttgctcttcctCCTATACGTGTGTGTAATTGGGGGCTTGTACCTCGTGTCCGCACCAACTCCCCCCGGGTGAGAAGAACTCGACCCCGTCGAGTGGAAATCTGAAGAGCTCTGATAGTACTCCAGCAAATCAGGATCCAGTCGCAATAGCTCATCTCGAGTAATCCATGTGCAATCAGAATCTGGTCGCCCTCGCCACCGAACTAAGAAACGGTGAACTCCTCCATCCCTGGTAGAAACAATCTGCTCATCTAAAATAGCATCAATAGATTCTTTATGTGCATAGGGCAAATTTAAGAGTAAAGGAGTGGGAATAGGGGCATCAATAGGATTAGACAAAGACTCATCAAAAGGGGTATCAAGAATAGTTGTGGGGCTTTTATAAGCAACTAGATTCTCAATATTAAAGGAGGAGCTAATACCATAATCATGAGGGAGGTCAATGACATATTCATTTGGGCCCATTCGTTTCAATACCTTGAATGGTCCGGCACTACGAGCCCGCAATTTCTTAACGGTCCCAGAGGGAAACCGTTCAGGTCGAATCCGAATCATGACATAATCCCCTACCTGAAACTCTGCATGAAGTCGATGAGTGTCAGCATGAATTTTATATTGAGAATTACTTgcctgaatttttttgcgaatctCATTATGCAAATCATGAATATGTCGTGCAAATGCCTCAGCAGACTCAGAAATCCTAACATGTGGGGACATGGTCAAAAGATCTAAAGGCTTCCTAGGTGTATATCCATGCACAACCTCAAAAGGATTGGCACCTATAGACCTATTGACAGAGCTATTATATGCAAGTTGGGCTACCGGAAGAATAGAATCCCAATTTCGATTGGCATCACCCACTAGACACCGAAGGAGGTTGCCTAGACTACGATTAACCACCTCAGTTTGACCATCAGTTTAAGGATGAAATGCCgtggaaaatttcaatttggtgCCCACTAAATGCCGTAAGGTCTTCCAAAAATAACTCATGAAGCAAACATCCCTATCAAACACTATGGTTTTGGGAAGACCATAAAGTTTGACAATCTCATCAAAGTAGAGTTTTGCAATCTTAGAAGCATCAGAGGTCTTAGAACATGGTAGGAAATGAGCCATCTTGGAGAAGCGATCAACAACTACTAGAATGgaatcatgcttcctaaaggtACGGGGTAAACCTAACACAAAGTCCATACTCACATCCTGCCATGGGTGATCTGGCACAGGTAGAGGTGTGTACAGGCCAGTGTTCTGCTTGCGATGTTTGGCTAGTTGACATGTACGACACTGACCAACTATCTTGGCAACGCCCCTCTTAAGACTAGGCCAATAGAATTGACGTTCCACTTCCTCAATTGTCTTGTCTCGGCCAAAATGACCTGCCAGGCCTCCCGCATGTATCTCCCAAACTAGGAAATCTCTCACTGAAGATCGAGGGATACATAACTTGTTGGCCTTGAACAAGTATCCATCTTGAAGGGTATAATCATCCAGGATTGGTCGTGGGGCATTACTTAGGCTAGTGTAGAGGTCCCTAAAATCTGGACATGACTCATAATCATCCTTGAGCCGTTCAAACCCAGTAACCTTAACACTCATGATGGATAGCAAAGACACCCTTCGACTTAGTGCATCAGCAGCCTTATTTTCAATTCCCGCCCTATGCTTCACTACAAAGTGGTAGCGCTgcaaaaattcaacccaactaCCGTGCCTAAAATTCAGCTTCTTTTGGGAATGGAGATAGCGCAAAGCTTCATGATCAGAGTAGATAACAAATTCTCTAGACAACAGGTAATGGCGCCAATGCCAAAGAGCTCGAATAATGGCATAAAACTCTTTGTTATATGTGGAGTACTTTTGTTTAGCGTCATTCAACTTTTCACTGAAATAAGCAATTGGGTGACGCTCTTGACTAAGTACTCCCCCTATACCAATACCTGAGGCATCACATTCCACCTCAAAAGGCTTGGTAAAATCAGGGAGACGCATGACAGGTGCCTCAGTCATCTTTTGTTTTACCTCATTGAAAGCTTTAGCAGCAGCTTTAGTCCAAACAAACTCCCTTTGTTTCATGCAGTCAGTGATTGGGGACATAAGGGTACTAAACCCCTTGATGAATCGGCGATAAAAGGAAGCGAGCCCATGAAAGCTTCGAATTTCATGGATATTTTTGGGCTCGGGCCACTCCACAATCGCTTGAATCTTTTGGGGGTCGGCAGAAACTCCCTCAGAGGACACTATGAAACCTAGGAAGACGACTCTATTAGTGAGGAAAGAACACTTCTTGAGGTTGCCATATAGACTCTCCTTCCTAAGGGTAGTACAAACTTGAGTTAGGTGGTCTAAGTGTTGCTCCCTAGACTTACTATAGATGAGGATGTCATCAAAGTACACAACCAAGAATTTCCCCATAAAAGGCTTGAGCACTTGAGTCATCACTCTCATAAAGGTACTAGGAGCATTGGAcaatccaaaaggcatcaccatCCACTCATATAAACCATCCTTCGTCTTGAAGGCAGTTTTCCACTCATCACCCGAACGAACCCTAATTTGATGATAGCCGCTCTTTAAGTCTATCTTAGAGAAGATCATTGCTCCAGCCATCATATCTAACATGTCATCCAACCGGGGGATAGGAAATCGATATTTCACAGTGATCTTGTTGATGGCACGACTATCAACACACATCCGCCAAGTTCCATCTTTTTTTGGAGTTAAGAGTGTAGGGACCGCACAAGGACTCATGCTTTCACGTACAAAACCCTTCCTAAGTAGTTCTTCTACTTGCCTTTGCAACTCGGCATGCTCTGCAGGGCTCATCCTATAATGAGGCAAGTTAGGTAGGGCCGCTCCGGGCACAAAGTCTATGGCATGTTGTATGTCACGCATGGGTGGCAAATGATCGGGGAGTTCCTCAGGGAAAACGTCCTTAAATTCCTGGAGCACTAACCTCGCTTCTTCAGGTTACTCCTCACTGGTCTCTCCACGTAATTCCCTGGCAACTAAGACAAACACAATGGACTCTTGAATTGCTACCCTTTCAAATGCCCTTGGACTTATAATGTTCAGGCCTTTCGCCTTTGGTGCTTCTGTCTTCTTGCTCATGCCAATTGGCTTGGGTTTCAAAGGATTGAGCACAATCTTCTTACCTTCAAACATAAATGAGCAAGAATTGGATCGCCCATGAAGGGTGACATCCAGATCATACAGCCAAGGTCTACCTAAGATAATATGCCCTACATCCATGGGAATTACGTCACACCATATTTCAGCCTTGTAGGTGAGGAATTGAAGTGGGACAAcacatctttcttttatggCTATGGAGGAAGTATCCACCCAAGAAACTTTATATGGGTTAGGGTGTGGGGTCAATTTCAAGCCTAGGCGGGAAACCACGTTAGAAGACACTGTGTTAATGCAACTTCCACTATCTATGATAACCTTGCAAGTTGTGTCTCCACACTTAGTGTAAGTTTGAAAGATGGCACTTCTTAGCCAATCATCAGCATCTCTTTGCTCTGCCAAGGCACACCTTACCACATTCACTCTTGGGACACCAGAGTTCTTAGAGTCATCAACTTGGGGAGAAATGGCTCTAATGCATGCGAGATAGCTGGGATCATCTTCCCATTCTGCTTCAACATCTTGGGTTTCTTCAACATTTGGATCATACACTAGCTCCTCAACATCTTCTACCTTTTCATCACCCTCTTGAATGACAAGGGTCCTAGAGGGACATCTAGCAGCAATGTGTCCAACCCCATTGCATTTGAAGCATTGGAGGCGAAACCCTAATCTTGAAGGCTCATTGACCACACCTTTTCCCTTGTCCTCTTTTTCTATTGGGGTGCTATTGGGGTTGACCTTAGGGGGTAAGGCAAGTCTAGGTTTGCTACCAAAAGGTTGAGGGTTGGCGGGAAAACTTCGGGGCTCAGAACGCCGCCAAAAGATAGATTTGGATGCTAATTCACAATTCCTAGCGAGGTCATATGCTTCTCTTAAGGTAGTGACCCCTCGGGTGATAATCTCGCCTAATAGGTTAGCATTTAAACCTTTCTTAAACCTATTGAGTGTGACAACCTCTTCCTCGACTATTCGAATTCGCCTCTTGAACTCCTTAAACTTTTCTATATATTCAGCCACAGGAGCAGTGCCTTGCTTTAGGCGATCCCATTCCTCAAGGAGGGAGCTCCTATAAGTTGAAGGAAGATAATTCCTTGAGAGTGCACCCTTCATCTCAAGCCAATTAGTAATGGGGGGCTCATGTCGTCGCCTAATGCTATCCTCAAGGTCCTCCCAGAAAAGGTCAGCTCTTCCAATTAACTTCATCCTAGCATACCTCACTTTCTTATTCTCAGCCCAATGGTAGTAGTCAAAGAATTTATCCATCTGACGTAACCAATCAGTGAAAACCCATGGGTCTAGGCAACCATCAAAGGTGGGTGCTTCTATCTTTTCCTTGAACATTCTATCATCATAATCTCTAGGGTCATTGTGATTATAGTGATTATGTTCAAAGTTTGGAGCCCTATTAAAGTAACCGTGGTGATTTTGCCTAAGCATGTTATCTCCTTCATGGTTAATGGTCTCTCTTTGAGATGCCTCAATTTGCTCAACCCTATCCATTAAATTACGGATATTTTTTGCTAGGTCATCTATGGTTTGCTCTAAGGAGGGCCTAGGTTCAGAAGTGGATTGATGTTCAGAGTTTGACATGATGCGACCACAACGTAAATGCATGCACACTATATTTATGAATGCAATTGAGATCCACAAAAGTTCAAGTAACCAATTCTCAATCTAAAATTAAGGTCAAGCAAGAGTGCATGTAGAGATTAGAGTAATGAATCAAAGGAGTAAATTGCAGTCAAGTAGTGACAGGGTTCACAATATTGAAAGATAGCCCAAATAAAAGTCAATTTCCAATAAGCTTAATAATGAGGATTAGATATTTCAaagaaattggttttttttttttttttggatcttagAATGGGTACTAAAAAGCACAAGTAATAAACTAGCTAACTTGAGCACAAAATGGGTAGGCCAATGGGGTATGGTGGGATatgcacataaaaaatataaagataatattTCAATGAGACAAAATTGAACCCACCAAAAGAGAGTAAGAGTTGTACCTAGTCAGTGGCCAATCTTTTTGC contains the following coding sequences:
- the LOC115960052 gene encoding serine/threonine-protein phosphatase 7 long form homolog produces the protein MEDLPATLKCRRRFTKLLQKPLDPRIVHYIDEAGLSGLYGIPFIPLDHALITALVERWRPETHTFHLPHGEMSITLEDMEVMMGLPIEGLPVVGKTDMKWKDECERLLGVTPPPSIPKPNQNKSVLDGSRIRLKWLADHFRAPLPENASENLVQQYARYYILELLGGSLFMDTSGGRVSLMFLQFLDPISDAKKYSSGSAALAWLYRQLCNATHLEAKQIGGPLILVQLWAFARFPHMFPKMKQPCQGALDQELLPGPYAVRWQGAKCTDNTHTHVLEEYRASFSTIQAHQVSYPFLGIVYHCYVCVHSCK
- the LOC115960054 gene encoding uncharacterized protein LOC115960054, which gives rise to MSNSEHQSTSEPRPSLEQTIDDLAKNIRNLMDRVEQIEASQRETINHEGDNMLRQNHHGYFNRAPNFEHNHYNHNDPRDYDDRMFKEKIEAPTFDGCLDPWVFTDWLRQMDKFFDYYHWAENKKVRYARMKLIGRADLFWEDLEDSIRRRHEPPITNWLEMKGALSRNYLPSTYRSSLLEEWDRLKQGTAPVAEYIEKFKEFKRRIRIVEEEVVTLNRFKKGLNANLLGEIITRGVTTLREAYDLARNCELASKSIFWRRSEPRSFPANPQPFGSKPRLALPPKVNPNSTPIEKEDKGKGVVNEPSRLGFRLQCFKCNGVGHIAARCPSRTLVIQEGDEKVEDVEELVYDPNVEETQDVEAEWEDDPSYLACIRAISPQVDDSKNSGVPRVNVVRCALAEQRDADDWLRSAIFQTYTKCGDTTCKVIIDSGSCINTVSSNVVSRLGLKLTPHPNPYKVSWVDTSSIAIKERCVVPLQFLTYKAEIWCDVIPMDVGHIILGRPWLYDLDVTLHGRSNSCSFMFEGKKIVLNPLKPKPIGMSKKTEAPKAKGLNIISPRAFERVAIQESIVFVLVARELRGETSEE